A DNA window from Gasterosteus aculeatus chromosome 16, fGasAcu3.hap1.1, whole genome shotgun sequence contains the following coding sequences:
- the gja5a gene encoding gap junction protein, alpha 5a gives MGDWSLLGNFLEEVQEHSTSVGKVWLTVLFIFRILVLGTAAESSWGDEQSDFLCDTQQPGCTNVCYDSAFPIAHIRYWVLQIVFVSTPSLIYMGHAMHIVRREEKQRRVEQEEREERGEGGEDLGGEKEYLQQKVSGRMVASDGTGRVRLKGALLQTYILSIMIRTVMEVTFVVVQYMIYGVFLRALYLCKSWPCPNPVNCYMSRPTEKNVFIVFMLVVAGVSLLLSVLELYHLSWKGARRCLRKKRMEKSSHKAVTAAVSAALEPNSPPLPPASCTPPPDFSQCLAASSSMEPMTSMASHPFSNRMALQQNSANLATERHHSCDDLEDEKDFQRMRFDQAPPEVPPSCSPSPLLHSSYTKDKRRLSKTSGTSSRARQDDLAV, from the coding sequence ATGGGGGATTGGAGTCTCCTGGGGAATTTCCTAGAGGAGGTCCAGGAACACTCTACCTCGGTCGGGAAGGTCTGGCTCAccgtcctcttcatcttccgCATCCTGGTGCTGGGCACGGCGGCCGAGTCGTCCTGGGGCGACGAGCAGAGCGATTTCCTGTGCGACACCCAGCAGCCCGGCTGCACCAACGTGTGCTACGACAGCGCCTTCCCCATCGCCCACATCCGCTACTGGGTGCTGCAGATTGTTTTTGTCTCCACGCCGTCCCTCATCTACATGGGCCACGCCATGCACATTGTGCGTCGGGAGGAGAAGCAGCGGagggtggagcaggaggagagggaggagaggggggaagggggagaagacctggggggggagaaggagtaCCTCCAGCAGAAGGTGAGCGGGAGAATGGTGGCGTCTGACGGGACCGGCCGCGTTCGCCTGAAAGGGGCGCTGCTGCAGACGTACATCCTGAGCATCATGATCCGCACGGTGATGGAGGTGACATTTGTCGTGGTGCAGTACATGATCTACGGGGTGTTCCTCAGGGCGTTGTACCTGTGCAAGTCTTGGCCCTGCCCCAACCCCGTCAACTGCTACATGTCCCGGCCCACGGAGAAGAATGTCTTCATCGTCTTTATGCTGGTGGTGGCCGGCGTGTCCCTGCTGCTCTCCGTGCTGGAGCTCTACCACCTCAGCTGGAAGGGCGCCAGGAGGTGTTTACGCAAgaagaggatggagaagagCAGCCACAAAGCTGTGACGGCGGCCGTCTCCGCGGCCTTGGAGCCCAACAGCCCCCCACTGCCCCCGGCCTCCTGCACCCCGCCTCCTGACTTCAGCCAATGCCTGGCGGCCTCGAGCTCCATGGAGCCCATGACCTCTATGGCCTCGCACCCCTTCAGCAACAGGATGGCGCTGCAACAAAACTCCGCCAACCTGGCCACGGAGCGGCACCACAGCTGCGACGACCTGGAGGATGAGAAAGACTTCCAGAGGATGCGATTCGACCAGGCGCCCCCAGAGGTGCCCCCCAGCTGCTCCCCCTCGCCGCTGCTGCACTCCAGCTACACGAAGGACAAACGCCGCCTGAGCAAGACCAGCGGCACCAGCAGCCGGGCTCGGCAGGACGACCTGGCAGTGTAG
- the acp6 gene encoding lysophosphatidic acid phosphatase type 6 codes for MKKLWTKASVLGSMSVAFGSMLWYQKKAESDQLVCSHTSADTNPPSPYELKLVQVLFRHGARTPLKSIPGVMEVQWVPTLLEPPAHTQINYKVTDLHGGPRPPAPVEESYRKNVLNGGTFPGQLTAVGMQQLYELGKRLRRTYVEETHFLSSTFSPAEVYVRSTNILRTIESARCLVAGLFLQKQTETVPIFTTDAGSEILYPNYHGCQLLKILASPRWAEASTLPDIAADLQSVHSALGIAPRLPVDFILIRDDMVARETHGLPCPSALGTWKSKVEQRAVDMMCHVYEHNGSMENLQLCVGPLLHSLLTNIEGKLEGTSSEADRKLFLYSAHDTTLIPCLMALGIFDMKWPPFAADITVELHQHRQTNKPFVKVSYVGQDQLLPGCSGVYCPLEQFKQVLSAYSLSSEVHRSRCNSTKGAAES; via the exons ATGAAGAAACTTTGGACCAAAGCAAGTGTTCTGGGTTCGATGTCGGTGGCTTTTGGTTCAATGCTGTGGTACCAGAAGAAAGCTGAATCGGACCAGCTGGTTTGCAGTCACACCTCTGCTGATACGAATCCCCCTTCTCCCTACGAACTGAAATTGGTTCAAGTCCTGTTCCGACATGGTGCACGAACGCCGCTGAAGTCGATACCTGGTGTTATGGAG GTCCAATGGGTGCCAACCCTCTTGGAGCCTCCGGCACACACCCAAATCAACTACAAGGTGACAGACCTTCATGGGGGCCCAAGACCACCAGCTCCAGTAGAAGAGAGCTATCGGAAGAACGTTCTGAAC GGTGGCACGTTCCCCGGTCAGCTGACCGCGGTGGGCATGCAGCAGCTGTACGAGCTGGGCAAGAGGCTGAGGAGGACGTACGTTGAGGAGACCCATTTCCTCAGCTCCACCTTTAGCCCTGCTGAGGTCTA TGTGCGTTCCACAAACATTCTGAGGACCATTGAATCCGCCAGGTGCCTCGTAGCAGGGCTCTTCCTGCAAAAACAGACAG AAACTGTCCCTATTTTCACAACGGACGCCGGTTCGGAAATCCTCTACCCGAATTACCACGGATGCCAGCTGCTCAAAATCCTTGCAAG CCCCCGCTGGGCAGAGGCCTCCACCCTGCCAGACATCGCAGCGGACCTGCAGAGCGTCCACAGCGCGCTGGGCATCGCCCCTCGCCTGCCCGTCGACTTCATCCTCATTAGGGACGACATGGTCGCCAGAGAG ACGCACGGCCTGCCCTGTCCATCAGCGCTGGGCACCTGGAAGAGCAAAGTGgagcagagagctgtggacaTGATGTGCCATGTCTATGAACACAACGGCAG CATGGAGAACTTGCAGCTGTGTGTGGGACCCCTTCTGCACTCGCTGTTAACCAACATTGAGGGGAAACTTGAGGGCACTTCATCAGAGGCAGACAG GAAGCTGTTTTTGTACTCCGCACATGATACCACTTTGATTCCGTGTTTGATGGCTCTGGGGATTTTCGACATGAAATGGCCACCGTTTGCTGCTGACATCACCGTAGAGCTGCACCAACACCGGCAGACCAACAAGCCCTTTGTTAAAGTGTCCTACGTAGGCCAG GATCAACTTCTCCCGGGTTGCAGTGGAGTCTACTGTCCCCTGGAACAGTTCAAGCAGGTCCTCTCAGCGTACTCACTGAGCTCCGAGGTCCACCGCTCGCGGTGTAACAGCACCAAGGGGGCGGCTGAATCCTGA
- the bcl9 gene encoding B-cell CLL/lymphoma 9 protein, with protein MLEVQEERPAAAGTAATHFNKKERGKKEREEAKDGRGNLSSIGNPVPGSRNVRAKAPLAHTGSPHQLITPPCSVVLGAPSMHSNRLKNSPSTNTQSPKPKTEAMVRSPPVMSPSTATQIDSKMPNQGKPGSTGSQSQASPCDPKTLGSKGASNMTGGMGLKNGQGLTSGPSSKVKVKRERSTSVESFEQPESGTPTSEEKDSSRVKRMCVAERRQPYSGADWCSGGESDEDDKGFFNCNSSDVKPQDSVTHSTSNAGLSRSSTPSHNALGGQGSTTEPASGQKPGTKFVYVFTTEMANKAADSVLTGHTENIIAFHMKNISNSKDKAHLLLNNAANALRNDSKAPQQPPSHAQDQSHQPGSKPSLTGMAEPTTPQPSNQGNQSGVLPQEGSSSAGMESKNLPGSSPSNAAAPGDQAPIALPEAGLNPQAAVEGGQGGGSGGSGLTPQQQQQQQQLAQELLNMEANTECLSQEQLEHRQRSLQTLRDIQRMLFPDDRDAPPAVPPQSHGGPHDGGPDGAPRRSEQGPLQAMMAQSQSLGPPGGPGGPRPQGPPFGPPHGPPHGPRDMPPFPQDEMGAHMGGPGGCGEGDQMTPEQVAWLKLQQEFYEEKRKKQEMQHRPLPPDMMMHPHGPRGMMRGPPPPYQMGPGEMWGGPGGPPEHYQERMGMGPGPVPGPRGMPPHMQRMPGFSGMMNPEMDGPPRPGMGWPDDMPPRMGDARGFPGGPGGMFGGPGGRGERFPNPQSVQEAMFHQGMGGEKGIPPGMMMDMQRMMGHQRGGMEPGNGMGMFPRMPIDGPMSPSSRLQGMGGREMGPEFGMGPGPGPGPHMHPAKLRDPSMNMSPEEIMRMRGGGPTMENMGPQGRPMQGPPFPDQSQQGDFPMGPGRPFPGGPGGMRGPHVDQAFGPEHRSTPTGGNGRMNHLPPGGGPSQGQRGRKPADLNVQAGGGNSPSINPLKSPPLRQVQSPMMGSPSGNLKSPQTPSQLAGMLTGPTGPGAPPPPPSSAPMKSPHSMMGSAGASPVHMRSPSLPNPSPGWASSPKPPMQSPGVPPQGGKPPLSITSPNMMGGMEQGGNGPPSAPPSGGPSSGPMSLPGNVQSGSPYAIPPEPTLSQNPLSIMMSRMSKFAMPSSTPLYHDAIKTVASSDDDSPPARSPNLPSVNNNGMVMNHQGNPRMMGPGNAGPMSALSPLGMNPMASQPLSHGMPPQMPSPNAPNMGPGMMPHGMMMPQNPQDPGMGNPQMMPQGRMGYPHRSQAYPLTQSPSQQGPFSPHNGPGPQGFPGHPMGFQGEGGPMGGRMGNMPHGGGVDGGMCKPNNSGGPEFNSMQGGFSDADLHEVMRPGASGIPEFDLSRIIPSEKPSQTLSYFPRGGGDNPGGKQPHPGGFPMQGMMGDGPPRMGMSMQGMGGMPGGPGGGMGPQDMPMGNPGHNSMRPPGFMGQGMMGPQHRMMGPGGPGVMMQGRQMAHPGPGGSPNMMMSLQGMGVPPQQTMMMGGQMRPRDMDMGFSPGPGMF; from the exons ATGTTGGAGGTCCAAGAGGAGAGGCCAGCGGCGGCAGGTACAGCAGCgacacatttcaacaagaaGGAGCGAGGGAAGAAAGAGCGCGAGGAGGCCAAGGACGGTCGGGGAAACCTCTCCAGCATCGGGAACCCGGTTCCCGGCTCCAGGAACGTGCGCGCCAAAGCGCCGCTCGCACACACCGGCAGTCCTCACCAGCTCATCACTCCACCCTGTTCTGTAGTCCTGGGAGCCCCTTCAATGCACTCCAATAGGCTAAAGAACTCCCCGTCCACCAACACGCAGAG CCCTAAACCTAAGACGGAGGCCATGGTACGCTCACCTCCCGTCATGTCCCCCTCCACCGCCACCCAGATAGACTCTAAAATGCCCAATCAGGGTAAACCTGGGAGCActggcagccaatcacaggcctCGCCCTGCGACCCCAAGACCCTGGGTTCCAAAGGGGCTTCGAATATGACCGGCGGCATGGGGCTGAAGAATGGCCAGGGTCTGACCTCTGGCCCGAGCTCCAAGGTTAAAGTCAAAAGGGAGAGAAGCACCTCAGTAGAGTCGTTTGAACAGCCAGAGAGTGGCACACCCACCAGTGAGGAAAAAG ACAGCAGCAGGGTGAAGAGGATGTGCGTGGCAGAGAGGAGGCAGCCGTACAGTGGAGCCGACTGGTGCTCTGGGGGAGAAAGTGACGAAGATGACAAAGGATTCTTCA ACTGCAACTCCAGTGACGTGAAGCCCCAGGACTCTGTCACACATTCTACCTCCAATGCCGGACTCAGTCGTTCCTCCACGCCCTCCCATAATGCACTGGGAGGCCAAGGCTCGACGACGGAACCTGCGAGTGGCCAGAAACCAGGCACAAAATTTGTTTATGTCTTCACCACGGAGATGGCTAACAA GGCGGCTGATTCAGTTCTAACTGGCCACACAGAAAACATAATTGCCTTCCACATGAAGAACATCTCCAACAGCAAGGACAAAGCTCACCTCCTGCTG AACAATGCAGCAAACGCCCTTCGAAATGACTCCAAGGCTCCCCAGCAGCCCCCGTCCCACGCTCAAGATCAGAGCCACCAGCCCGGATCCAAACCGTCCTTAACTGGCATGGCAGAGCCAACCACACCCCAGCCTTCCAACCAAGGGAACCAATCTGGTGTTCTTCCGCAGGAAGGGTCATCCTCTGCAGGCATGGAATCCAAAAATCTTCCCGGCAGTAGCCCCAGTAATGCTGCTGCCCCAGGTGACCAGGCCCCCATCGCCCTACCTGAGGCAGGCCTCAACCCTCAAGCAGCAGTTGAGGGAGGGCAAGGTGGAGGCTCTGGTGGTTCTGGTCTGACAccccagcagcaacagcagcagcagcagctggcccaGGAGCTGCTGAACATGGAGGCCAACACAGAGTGTCTGTCACAAGAACAGTTGGAGCACCGCCAGCGCTCCCTACAGACCTTGCGAGATATTCAGCGCATGCTTTTCCCGGATGATCGGGATGCTCCACCAGCTGTGCCCCCACAGTCCCATGGTGGGCCCCACGATGGAGGCCCTGATGGTGCACCCCGAAGGTCCGAGCAGGGTCCCTTACAGGCCATGATGGCGCAGTCTCAGAGTCTCGGACCGCCCGGCGGGCCAGGGGGACCCCGCCCACAAGGTCCACCCTTTGGCCCACCCCATGGCCCACCCCATGGTCCCAGGGACATGCCCCCATTTCCGCAAGATGAGATGGGGGCGCACATGGGGGGTCCAGGGGGCTGTGGAGAGGGAGATCAGATGACGCCAGAACAGGTGGCTTGGTTGAAGCTACAGCAGGAGTTTtatgaggagaagaggaagaagcaagAAATGCAgcaccgccccctccctccggaCATGATGATGCACCCCCATGGTCCTCGCGGCATGATGCGAGGCCCCCCGCCTCCCTACCAGATGGGTCCGGGAGAGATGTGGGGAGGACCAGGTGGTCCTCCAGAACACTACCAGGAGCGCATGGGCATGGGCCCTGGCCCGGTCCCTGGCCCCCGGGGAATGCCCCCACATATGCAGAGAATGCCCGGTTTCTCTGGCATGATGAATCCTGAGATGGATGGACCCCCGAGGCCTGGAATGGGCTGGCCTGACGACATGCCTCCCCGTATGGGGGATGCACGAGGCTTCCCCGGAGGACCTGGGGGAATGTTTGGCGGTCCAGGGGGCCGTGGCGAGCGTTTTCCGAATCCTCAGTCAGTCCAAGAAGCAATGTTCCACCAAGGTATGGGTGGGGAGAAGGGCATCCCTCCAGGGATGATGATGGACATGCAAAGGATGATGGGGCACCAAAGAGGCGGAATGGAACCTGGTAATGGCATGGGGATGTTTCCCAGAATGCCCATTGATGGTCCAATGAGTCCGTCTTCTAGGCTCCAAGGGATggggggaagggaaatgggaCCCGAGTTTGGCATGGGGCCTGGCCCCGGGCCAGGACCTCATATGCACCCTGCAAAGCTACGAGATCCCTCCATGAATATGAGTCCCGAGGAGATCATGAGAATGAGAGGTGGAGGACCTACAATGGAGAACATGGGTCCACAAGGCCGGCCCATGCAGGGTCCTCCCTTCCCTGACCAGTCACAGCAGGGAGACTTCCCTATGGGGCCTGGGCGGCCCTTCCCAGGGGGCCCTGGAGGAATGCGGGGTCCGCATGTAGATCAAGCTTTTGGTCCGGAGCACAGATCTACACCAACAGGAGGCAATGGCCGTATGAACCACCTCCCTCCTGGTGGTGGCCCCTCACAAGGTCAGAGGGGCCGCAAGCCAGCAGATCTGAATGTCCAAGCAGGAGGGGGAAACTCTCCCAGTATCAACCCACTCAAATCCCCCCCTCTGAGGCAAGTGCAGTCCCCCATGATGGGCTCTCCATCCGGAAACCTTAAATCTCCTCAGACGCCGTCCCAGCTGGCTGGCATGCTCACTGGTCCCACAGGCCCCGGTGCCCCTCCGCCTCCGCCATCTTCAGCACCAATGAAATCCCCCCACTCCATGATGGGCTCAGCTGGTGCCTCTCCTGTTCATATGAGGTCTCCTTCTCTTCCAAACCCCTCTCCAGGATGGGCATCTTCACCAAAGCCACCCATGCAGAGCCCTGGAGTACCACCTCAGGGTGGCAAACCCCCCCTCAGCATCACCTCACCAAACATGATGGGTGGCATGGAGCAAG GTGGTAACGGCCCTCCTTCAGCCCCACCTTCAGGAGGGCCCTCATCTGGCCCCATGTCCCTCCCAGGCAATGTTCAGTCTGGCAGTCCGTACGCCATACCGCCTGAGCCAACTCTATCCCAGAACCCTCTTTCCATCATGATGTCACGCATGTCCAAGTTCGCAATGCCCAGCTCCACCCCACTCTACCATGATGCCATAAAGACTGTTGCTAGCTCTGACGATGACTCGCCCCCAGCTCGCTCCCCTAACCTGCCTTCAGTGAACAACAACG GTATGGTGATGAACCACCAAGGTAATCCACGTATGATGGGACCAGGAAATGCTGGACCCATGTCTGCCCTCAGCCCTCTGGGCATGAATCCGATGGCGTCTCAGCCCCTCTCCCACGGCATGCCCCCACAGATGCCCTCTCCGAATGCCCCCAATATGGGCCCAGGCATGATGCCTCATGGCATGATGATGCCACAAAATCCCCAAGACCCCGGTATGGGAAACCCCCAAATGATGCCCCAGGGACGCATGGGTTACCCTCACCGAAGCCAGGCGTACCCTCTCACCCAGTCCCCTTCCCAGCAGGGCCCTTTCTCCCCGCACAATGGTCCTGGTCCCCAAGGCTTCCCTGGCCACCCGATGGGCTTCCAGGGAGAAGGAGGCCCCATGGGAGGACGGATGGGGAACATGCCTCACGGCGGAGGGGTCGATGGGGGCATGTGCAAGCCCAATAACTCTGGAGGGCCAGAGTTCAACAGCATGCAAGGTGGATTCAGTGACGCGGACCTTCACGAGGTGATGCGGCCGGGAGCGTCCGGTATTCCCGAGTTTGACCTGTCCAGGATAATCCCATCAGAAAAGCCCAGCCAGACTCTGTCTTACTTCCCCCGAGGTGGGGGGGACAACCCCGGAGGGAAACAACCGCACCCCGGAGGCTTTCCCATGCAGGGCATGATGGGAGATGGTCCGCCGAGGATGGGGATGTCGATGcaggggatgggggggatgcCAGGGGGGCCCGGTGGGGGAATGGGCCCCCAAGACATGCCGATGGGCAACCCGGGCCACAATTCAATGCGGCCCCCAGGATTCATGGGCCAAGGCATGATGGGCCCCCAGCACCGGATGATGGGCCCTGGGGGTCCAGGAGTGATGATGCAGGGGAGACAAATGGCCCACCCGGGTCCTGGCGGCTCACCTAACATGATGATGTCGCTGCAGGGCATGGGCGTCCCTCCACAGCAGACAATGATGATGGGGGGTCAGATGAGGCCACGTGACATGGACATGGGGTTCAGTCCGGGCCCCGGAATGTTTTAA